In Chlorobiota bacterium, the sequence GCGAACAAGCTGTGCTCCGGTTCCTTCGGATGGTGGGTGAGCAGCGCGCCCAGACCCTGTTCATCGTTGGCGACCTGTTCGACTACTGGTTCGATTACCGCACCGTGATCCCACGCCAATTCGTCAGGACCCTATCGGCAATTGCGGAGTTGGTGGAGGCGGGAACCCGCGTGGAGTATGTGATTGGCAACCACGATTTCGGCCACCGCGATTTCTTCCAGAACGAGCTTGGCGTGGCGGTTCACACCGGCGACTTGGCCACCACGATTGCCGGGCGGCGATGCTACATCAGCCACGGCGACGGCAAAGCATTCAACGACACCGGCTATCTGATCCTGAAAAAAATCTTGCGTGCACGCATCTCCAACATCCTGTTCCGCGCCGTGCATCCCGACCTTGGAATCGGCCTGGCAATGTGGGCCTCGCAGCGAAGCCGCGATTACACCTCCCAAAAAAATTACGGAGCCAAAGGGCTTGATGCCGAACAACCTGGGGAGTCGGACGGGCTGTATGCATTTGCCCAGAAGAAGATCACCCAGGAAGGCTTCCAGCTTGTGGTGATGGGCCACAGCCACGTCCCACGGCGTGTGGAGTTGGAAGGGGGGACGTATATCAACCTTGGTGCATGGCTGAAGGACCGCTACTACCTGCAACTCAGCGATGAAGGATTGATCTTTCAGCCCTTCACACTACTGTGACCCCCACATTCTATGACCCTACCTCCCGATTCACCCCCAACAATCGGAACTGCACCAGCGAGACCGCAAGGATCAGAAGGAACGCAACGTACGCCACCGCCGACGCATACCCCATCATATCTGCCCGCTCGAACGCGTGCTCGTACACCTGATAGACCAGCGTTGTGGTGGCGTTCAGCGGCCCCCCTTTGGTCATCACATACACCTCGGTGAACACTTGGAAGGAGCGGATGGTGTTGATAACGATGATGAACAGCAGCATGGGCCGCAACCCGGGCAGCGTTACCGTGCGGAACTGGTCCCATTGCGTTGCCCCGTCCAGCGAAGCGGCTTCGTACAGGTCGTTGGGAATGGTCTGCAGCGCGGCCAAAAACAGCACGGTGTAGTAGCCAATCGCAATCCAAACATCCATGGCCATGATTGCCGCCAGCGCCGTTCCCGTGTTCAGCAGCCACCCCTCCTTCGGCCACGGCAATCCAACCATCTTCAGCAGGCTGTTGATGTAGCCATCATGGCTGTACAGGTTCGTGAAGATCAGCGAAAGGACAACGATGGAGGTGACCGACGGGATAAAATAGCCGCTGCGGTAAAACCCTTTCCAGGCAATGTTCTTGTTCAGCAGCACCGCAAGCAACAGCGCGAAAATGGTGGTGAACGGAATGGTGCCAACAACAAAAATCAGCGTGTTGACCAACGCCTTCCAGAAGACTTCATCCCCGAACAACCGCGAGTAGTTGCCCAGGCCAATCCACGTCATCTGGTTGCTAAGGGTTTTGTAGCTGGTGAAGCTCAGATAGAAAGAATAGAGCAACGGCCAAAGCCAAAACAACCCAAGCGTCAGCAGCCAGGGTGAAAGAAATCCCCACGTGATGGAGCGGCTTTCTAAACGGTAGGTTCGGGACACAGTGTTGGAAGATCGGTTGTTGGAATCCGTGCGAGAATTGAGCACTTCGGAAATCAAGCAGTTGGAAACGATTGGAAGGGGGGCAATGGATCGGGAAATCCCGCCACCGCCCGCGCGCTAACCCGCTACTCCGGCTCGGCAATCAGTTCCAGGAACTCCGCCTCGCTTATCACCTTGATGCCAAGCTCCTGCGCCTTTGCCAGCTTCGATCCCGCTTCGGCCCCGGCAAGGACCATATCCGTTTTCTTGCTGACGCTGGATGAGGTTTTCCCGCCACGCTCCAAAATCATTGCTGCGGCTTGGTCCCGAGTAAGGGTGGG encodes:
- a CDS encoding UDP-2,3-diacylglucosamine diphosphatase; this translates as MHFFFSDAHLGLGQPAASRQREQAVLRFLRMVGEQRAQTLFIVGDLFDYWFDYRTVIPRQFVRTLSAIAELVEAGTRVEYVIGNHDFGHRDFFQNELGVAVHTGDLATTIAGRRCYISHGDGKAFNDTGYLILKKILRARISNILFRAVHPDLGIGLAMWASQRSRDYTSQKNYGAKGLDAEQPGESDGLYAFAQKKITQEGFQLVVMGHSHVPRRVELEGGTYINLGAWLKDRYYLQLSDEGLIFQPFTLL
- a CDS encoding sugar ABC transporter permease produces the protein MSRTYRLESRSITWGFLSPWLLTLGLFWLWPLLYSFYLSFTSYKTLSNQMTWIGLGNYSRLFGDEVFWKALVNTLIFVVGTIPFTTIFALLLAVLLNKNIAWKGFYRSGYFIPSVTSIVVLSLIFTNLYSHDGYINSLLKMVGLPWPKEGWLLNTGTALAAIMAMDVWIAIGYYTVLFLAALQTIPNDLYEAASLDGATQWDQFRTVTLPGLRPMLLFIIVINTIRSFQVFTEVYVMTKGGPLNATTTLVYQVYEHAFERADMMGYASAVAYVAFLLILAVSLVQFRLLGVNREVGS